In the genome of Pungitius pungitius chromosome 5, fPunPun2.1, whole genome shotgun sequence, the window CTCTGTCTCAGCCCACCGATGACATCGTCCTCATGGCTCAGGCCCTGGAGAAGATCTTTCTGCAGAAAGTCTCTCAGATGCCTCAAGAAGAAGTCGCTCTGCTTCCTCCAGCTCCCAAAGGCAAGAGCAAGAAGCCCGGGGCCACTACGCCAGGTCAGTACGCAGTACTATTATTACTAATCTAGTGTTTTTGTTACTAGTATTATTAATATTGGTactctttgtctctccctcaGTGAGTCAGCAGGCGGAGTCTTCAgcctcccctccaccctcctacccctctccctccccctctctgacACCTGTCATCTCTACAACGCCCACATCTGTCCAGACCACGCCCCCTGCCCCCGCCCCACAGCCCCCGGCAACCATGATGCCGTCTGCACAGCCCGTCGTCAAGGTAACTATTGTGTTTACTGGTCTGTCTTCCTGCCAATctccccacctgtctgtctctacctgtctctggctgcctcccacctgtctgtctctacctgtctctggctgcctcccacctgtctgtctctacctgtctctggctgcctcccacctgtctgtctctacctgtctctggctgcctcccacctgtctgtctctacctgtctctggctgcctcccacctgtctgtctctacctgtctctggctgcctcccacctgtctgtctctacctgtccctggctgcctcccacctgtctgtctctacctgtctctggctgcctcccacctgtctgtctctacctgtccctggctgcctcccacctgtctgtctctacctgtctctggctgcctcccacctgtctgtctctacctgtctctggctgcctcccacctgtctgtctgtctccccacAGAAGAAAGGTGTGAAGAGGAAAGccgacaccaccacccccaccacgTCGGCTATCTCGGCTGGTCGAGCCGACTCTCCGTCCGCTCAGGACGCCAAGCCGCCCAAACTGGGTCTGTCCCGCCGTGAGGCCGCCGCTCGGCCCGCTAAGACCCGCCGGGagacggtggaggaggtggcgggcacagaggcaggggggggcggagctggCAGAAGTAAGGGAGGCAAGCTGGGGGAGCAGATGAAGCACTGTGACGCCATCCTGAAGGAGATGCTGTCCAAGAAGCACGCAGCCTACGCGTGGCCCTTCTACAAGCCGGTGGACGCAGAGGCCCTGGAGCTCCATGACtaccatgacatcatcaagcACCCCATGGACCTCAGCACTGTGCGGgtgaggctccgccccctcatcACACACTTCTTCTACCATCTGGGGGGCTGCAATGAAGCATGGTGGTTGTAGGGGGAGAGTCTTATTCTACATTTTGAcctatgtccccccccccccccccacagaaaaaGATGGACAAAGGAGAATACGGCGATCCTCAAAGTTTCGCTACAGACGTCAGGTTAATGTTCTCCAACTGTTACAAGTACAACCCCCCCGACCACGAGGTGGTGGCCATGGCCCGTAAGCTGCAGGTGAGTCCCCCAGAAGCCCCCAGGTGCTCCGGTTGCCATGACGACCTTGAGATAACGACCCCTCTCCCCTCAGGACGTGTTTGAGATGCGTTTCGCTAAGATCCCCGATGAGGGCCTGGAAGCTTCCGTCCCCTCCACCACCCCATTGGTCAGTAAAAGCACCGCCTCCTctgacagcagcaacaactcCTCCTCCGACGAATCGTCCGACTCAGAGGAGGAGCGGGCCACGCGATTGGCTGAGCTACAGGAGCAGGTTGGTGCTGCCGACCAATCACAGGTCAAGGACATCctggttttttcttcttttttaatatcattatggatttgaatgaaatgtttgaaatggtgttgttgtgttgatgCTGCGTGTCGAGTGCGTAGTGACGCACAGCCCAGCGCTCTACGCCTGGAGGTCAAAGGTATTGATAGTTAGTATATTCCATCAGTTGAAGGCGGTGCACGAGCAGCTCGCCGTCCTGTCGCAGGCGCCTGTTAGTAagcccaagaagaagaaagagaagaaagacaagGACAAGAAGAAAGACAAGGGGAACAAGGGCAagctggaggaagagaagaagcctAAAGCTGCCGCTCAGCAGCCCAAACCGGCCAATCAGAAGAAAGCGCCAGCCAGGAAAGCCAACAGCACGGTGACCGCCACAAGGTACGGTTCAGCCAATGGGTTCCCTTTAACCACGACGCTTTCAACTCGTCCTAATCTGGAGTTCTGCTTCCAGGCAACCCAAGAAAGGCGGCAAGGCGGCGGGCGGCGGCTCTGCCAACGgggacgacggcggcggcgaggagtCGTCTCTGCCGATGTCCTACGACGAGAAGCGCCAGCTGAGCCTGGACATCAACCGGCTGCCGGGCGAGAAGCTGGGCCGCGTGGTGCACATCATCCAGTCCAGGGAGCCCTCGCTGAGGGACTCCAACCCCGACGAGATCGAGATCGACttcgagaccctgaagccctcCACGCTGCGCGAGCTGGAGCGCTACGTCAAGTCCTGCCTCCagaagaagcagaggaagcTGCTGCGTGAGTAGCGCCGCGCTGACGTCTCACACCTGCGGCACCAGGTGGCGCCGTACAGCTGGTTAACTTGTCTCTACCCGTCTGTCCCTCCACAGAGAAGGCAGCCGGAGGCGGGGCGTCGGGAGGCGGGGCTAGTCGCTTGAGTggcagctcctcttcctcctccgatGACAGCTCCTCAACAGgaacctcttcttcctccgacacagactgaacacacacacacacacacacacacacagaggtttaTCCACATCTACCCATTTAGCACATGCAGACACCCAGTAACACACATCCATGTAAACCTCCACCCTGGAAACACAGACTTGAGACAGAGATACACACTCTGAACTTCTtacgacacacacacgcccagaCGTGGAGACTGTATGTAAATAGGCTGACAGGTTTTTTAGCTCCTAgtgtccttttctttatttcttcgcCGAGGACGGacggaagagaagaagaagaagaaaacgacCCCCTCCCAGCGGTCTGAACAGCCTTCTTCTTCCTGGACGCTCGCCTGTGACCCCTGAAAACATTCCAGAAGCATCTGTAGAGCGTCATGTGACCGGcaggagccaatcagaggcttTGACTAGTTCTTGAAGAGCAGATGAATAATGTGGATCAGGAGGCGGAGCCGCAGCAGGGGGCGTGAATGGCCTCCTGGGATTGGTCAAATAATCAATGCATCAATACAACCTCTGCTCCTGAAGTGGGGACCATAATCACTCTGACAATAAAAAGGTGGTTTTTCTTCCTGCATTAAGTTTCTGCaggatttttatttcttttttattaaaatcaaaTTCTTGGTGCagattttcaaagtaaaagtcggctgggttatttaaaaaaaaaaaggatatgttacaaaaaagtaaaacccTCTCTGAGACCAGAACCCATCCTCTGCTGgacctgcaacccccccccccccccccccccccccctgcagaacCAGTGGCGACCCTGCCAGCAAGTACGaccattcttttttcttttttttttaaacactacaTGTCGTTTATTTTCAGGTTGCGTGCTGAACTCGTTTGTGTCTTATAAGGTCCATTTggagatgtcccccccccccccccccgaatcatCTGCATTCTTTTAAACGGTTTTATTTGAACTGCTTCTATAAATTAAGAAATAACTCAACGTCGGTttctatttttatgtttttctgatttactttttaaaataaaatgatgtgaGGAGGCAGAAATCAAATCATTTGTTTTCCCTTTCTGACCAATCAATTTAATCCACTTTATGAACCAATTGGTTTTCCCTCACGCATTCATTTAAATTGCGGGGCACACCatgatctgattggctgctggctCGATGTGattgtgatgacatcaccagcTGTCTCGTGATTGGTTGGTGTCAGGACGCTTGTTAGGATGCATCAGCTTGGCTCCTGAAACGTGAGGCTCTACTGTGATTGGTCGGTTTCTTGTCATGTGACTTCATAGGAGGGGGCaccttggttcttttttaaactgatCAGATCAATCATGTGACCTGTGCGTTTCCTGCTTACAGCCATGTGACCCGTTCCGTGTTCCGATATTGATTTCCTATCGACTCCTCATCTCGACAAACTTTCAACCAAAATGTCATGGTCTCCATCTGGGAGGGTGTGCttggttgtcatggagacaacGTAGTCGTTCATTATGGGATGTCCTTTGTGCTTTTTgttgaaactaaaaaaaaacatgttgagaAAATAAAGAGACTAATCAATAAGACACACGTCTCTTCCTGGCGTGTGGCCTGTTGCCACGGTAACCCTCCTGGTGGTTTTTAGTTGACTGGTGGAGCTGattgtcatttttgtattttaataagaaggtgtgtgtgtgtgtgtgtgtgtgtgtgtgtgtgtacgtgcatgcACTACAGCCGCCTGTCCCTTTTGTAGGTgcccggtgccccccccccccccccggaggtgcAGAGACACAGatgggacaccccccccccgcccccccgcccccagccaAGTGAATTATTTGATGTAATTACTGATATTGGATTGTTATTTTCTGAgttccttttgttttcataaataaacacataaactGATGCCGACTGGAGCCTCTTTGACGTTTAATATTCAGTCCACGAAGCCTCATGATGGATCAATCGAATCAGtcacatttcccacaatgcttaGCGCTCCTGACGTCCTCTGACACCGGAACCACGCGCTGTTCAATGCACGTGAAACCAGTCCGCTCTGGTTCTGGTCTACATGACGCTGCAGATCCTGGAGCGCCCCTCTTCCACCTCCAGGCCCTTCTTGTCCCGGACCAGAACCGCCTGGTTCCCAAAGCTGCTGTACCAGGCCGACTGGCTGCGGCTCAGGTaggtgaaggggggggcggcctgcatgtcctgctgctgctgctgccagaccAGCAGGGACGTGTCCCGGTACCTCAGCCGGGAGAAGGCCTCCGACAAAGCCTTCTCTGCCAGGGGGGGTCGGACAGGACCTGGACCGGGAAggccctctgcagcagctgggtCACAGTCCGACATGTTGAAACCGGCATGGGGACAGAAGTGGTCTGAAGACAACGAGGTCCATCTCAGTGTGGAGAGTCTGACCTGTGAGCAGAACCTGCAAAACAGTCCCCAAGAGTCGAGCTCAAACCTTCACTGGGTGAGATGACGTCATAATGAACAGACCTCTTACACTTCagtaaagtaaatgaaaaacactCACAGCCCATCGGTCACTTCCGGATGTTAAGCGGAGCTGATGGGCGTTAGCCGCCTGTCAGCTAACGGATAATCCTGCTGCTATCTCAGTTAGCTTCGATTAGCTCAGTTAGCTTCAATTAGCTCAGTTAGCTTCAATTAGCACAAGATAAACACACTAGCTGACGTTCACCGACATAGTGACGTCACTACACCAGAAGGCAACACGTCAGAGCATTCACTGCTTCTCTCCAGGTTTAGTCGGTGTTAGCGGGCCGCCGCCATAGCAACGGTGTGTTTGAAAAACCGGTccggacagaaacacacagccGGGTACCAAAGGTTCCTACGAGGAAGTGAATCAGCTCCTATTCACGAGGACTATCACCACTCACAGTGCAAACATCGTTTACTAATGAATGAGATGTTTCAGAAGTTTAAAGTGAAAACTGATCCAGTCCAGATGGATGAAAGGATTTTATTTAATATCAGATTTAAAccgttttctgtttgttttgctgctAAAGAACTTCATTTATCTGTTCTGTCAGCGTTAGTATATGACTGAACTGTGATGAAACGCGTCAAAATATCTATACATCAATATAGAATATCCATCAGCGTAGTGCAGCAGGGTGGGGGTTTAAAGGTAGTCCACTGGGAGGGGCTTACTGGTTGTCCACTGGGAGGGGAGGCGCTTAATGTCTTTACAGCATCTTTGAACCACTATCTGAAGCAGCTCCCAAGACTCCCCGAAATCAGTCGTCATGGAGTTTCTCAACGTGAAGTCCAAACTGGCCTCAATGGAGGATCGAGTCCAGACaggctaattaaaaaaaaaacgtgtgcaGTACTGCAGAGCTGGTCCAGACCAGTTCAGATGAGCGGAGTCCAGCGCAGCGTGCCGATGGAGATGAGGGTCTGGCAGGTGTCGGAGTCCAGCCACACGGACTCCACCAGGCTGAAGTGCAGGAGGCCCAGGGCGAAGCCACAGCCGACGTCCGACAGGTGGTGTTTACCCAACAGCACCCGAGACACGCCCGCCAGGACGGCCCACAGGTAGAGCAGGATCCTGAGGGGCACCTGGAGGATAGGAAGACCGGTTCAACGGCGGACTAACACGGAGTCATCTAGCTAAATAAAGTCACACGTTTAATCTGTTAAAGGTGTTACTTCTGAATAATCAACATAGCGATTGAGAACAGCTCTCTCTTGATTGGCTGGCAGCTGATCACATGGTTGTCAGTGATGttcaaaaatcattttttattttcttgttatttGAAGTAATGTgttagcagacagacagacagacaggtaacgtgttagcagagagagagacagacaggtaacgtgttagcagagagagagacagacaggtaacgtgttagcagacagacagacaggtaacgtgttagcagacagacagacaggtaacgtgttagcagagagagacagacaggtaacgtgttagcagacagacagacaggtaacgtgttagcagacagacagacaggtaacgtGTtagcagaaagagagacagacaggtaacgtgttagcagacagacagacaggtaacgtgttagcagagagagagacagacaggtaacgtgttagcagacagacagacaggtaacgtgttagcagagagagagacagacaggtaacgtgttagcagacagacagacaggtaacgtgttagcagagagagagacaggtaacGTgttagcagacagacagacaggtaacgtgttagcagagagagagacagacgggagGTGTGTTTCGACCAATCACTGCTCTAAATTGATGATGACACAGACCGCCAGCACCAGGTGAGTCAACAGGAAGTTGGACACCATGACGGCCCGGCTGGCGTGGGCTGCTGGGAAAGAATACGTATCCATGGCAACGTAGTCCAGGAACCCCGGCGGGAAGTCCCAGGGTCCTCTGCGCTTCACCAACTTCTGCACGCCGGCGATTGTCATCAGGTCAAGGGTCAGAGCTAAGTTAGATAGACAGGGAttaatggagagagagacaggtgacaaagagacaggtagtatagagacagacagacaggaggcaGATAGGCAGGTGATTACCCAGCAGCAGGTTCACCAGGACCTCCTGTCCTGCCAGCGTGTTGCTCCTCCACAGGCAGATCAGCGCCCCACAGAACCAGGTAAAGGCGTGTCCACTGAGGGACAGCAGGACCACCATGGACCTCATGGGAGCCCCGGACCCCCGTGTCCCCACGCAGACCCCCAGACGCTTAGACAGGCTAATGTCGATGGCCAGCAGGGAGCTGATGGCGATGCCCCCAAACGACGGGTTCAGCTGCATACAATCCTCCTTTGCCTCCCCATCAGGAACCGGGACCCCATCTGAAGAGTCCCTGGGACCCCTGAGGACACAGGGACCAGGACAGACTGTGAGACTAGCACAAAGGACCAAGACACAGTGACCAGGAGACCAGTACACAGAACCAATTGTGAGACCAGTTCAGAGTACTGGATGAAGAGATTGGAATGCAGGGACAAGAATTAAGAGACCAGAATAAAAGGACATCGACCAAGATGGATTGGAAACAGAGAAACCAGAACAGAGTCCAGGAGACAGAGACCAGGACTGACCATGAGACCAGTTCAGAGTACTGGACGAAGAGATCCGGACACAGAGAACAGACCTTCTTTTATAGATTCATGTAGATCCAGACTGTCTCCGGGTCCTGGTTCAGGAACCGGTTGGTCTCTAAATGTGGGCTGTGATGTCAGAGGGCGGAGCCTCTTACCTCCCCCCCAAGTCCTCCTGCTGACTGTGCGGTCTGCTGGCTCTTCGAGCACCTCCACCCCCATGCTCCCTGCTGAAGGGCTGGTTCAGAGACAGGAACTCGGGTCGGTTCAGGACATTGTTCCGGTCTCTGGCCCGGGACCGGGCCTGGCTGCTGGGCATGACGGACGGAGGTGAGACGGGTGGTTGTGGTGAGACGGGTGAAGCGGGTCTGAGACTCTGAGGGATACTGCTATTAATAGAAGAGCTGGAGTTCTTCTTCTGGTGTCAGCTGTTcagagaccacacacacacatgtacacacatcaCTCAGGGACACACGCCCCGCCCCCTGTCCACACGTCACTCAGGGACACACGCCCCGCCCCCTGACCACACGTCACGGTCCAAAGTCCCAAtgtgagaaaaacaagagaaaaattcAAAGAGTCAAAACTTTCAACCCCAAATACTTTTGGTCCACTTGTTTTTGAATcaattgtattttttcaaacGTTCAAACCTAAACTTTGAGGTAGTTTTAGGAGTCGCCGCGTCACCGCAGTGCGCGCAGCAGCCGGAAGGGGCGCAGCGGACCCGCCACCGGACTCGTGGACGAAGTAGAGCGGCCGTTCGTCTCCCCGGTTTTTGACCCGTTAAAAACAGCccggtctccatggcaacccgcCGCCCGGTGCAGGTGTACCTGGACCTCCTGTCGCAGCCCTGCAGGGCGCTGCACGTCCTGCTGAGCTGCACCGGCGTCCCGCACACGGTCCGCCCCGTGGCCCTGCGGAGAGGTGAGTTCCCGGTGATCGGGTCACTACCGGTCCGGTAAAAGGCTCGTTGCTCAGTGAGCATTTTGAACCCGAGGTTTTTCTACTTCCGTGACCTTTGCCCCGGAGAACCTTGCCCTCTGTATTTAGAGAGCATCGCGCGCTTGGTGAGACCCGCAAACGTGATCACGTGTTCTGAAGCCACCAATGAACTTGTGGTTTGTTCCCGAACCTTAAGCTGGTTCGTACGTTCACAGGAGAGAACCGGACTCCAGAATTCACCAAGTTAAACCCGATGCAGAAGGTTCCAGTGATGGAGGACAACGGGTTTGTCCTCACGGAGaggtagagacacacacacacacacattatagtGAAGACGTTTCTTTACGCAACAataacacagtgtgtgtgtgtgtgtgtgtgtgtgtgtgtgtgtgtgtgtgtgtgtgtgtgtgtgtgtgtgtgtgttgcagtgatgCCATCATGAAGTACCTGTGCAACAAGTACGATGTCCCAGAGCACTGGTATCCACGGCAACCAGAGAGACGAGCCAG includes:
- the LOC119225339 gene encoding bromodomain-containing protein 3-like isoform X3, with product MSDAPEAAPPSPPTLTNPAPPEVTNATKPGRKTNQLQYMQNVVVKTLWKHQFAWPFYQPVDAIKLCLADYHKVIKNPMDMGTIKKRLENNYYWSASEAMQDFNTMFTNCYIYNKPTDDIVLMAQALEKIFLQKVSQMPQEEVALLPPAPKGKSKKPGATTPVSQQAESSASPPPSYPSPSPSLTPVISTTPTSVQTTPPAPAPQPPATMMPSAQPVVKKKGVKRKADTTTPTTSAISAGRADSPSAQDAKPPKLGLSRREAAARPAKTRRETVEEVAGTEAGGGGAGRSKGGKLGEQMKHCDAILKEMLSKKHAAYAWPFYKPVDAEALELHDYHDIIKHPMDLSTVRKKMDKGEYGDPQSFATDVRLMFSNCYKYNPPDHEVVAMARKLQDVFEMRFAKIPDEGLEASVPSTTPLVSKSTASSDSSNNSSSDESSDSEEERATRLAELQEQLKAVHEQLAVLSQAPVSKPKKKKEKKDKDKKKDKGNKGKLEEEKKPKAAAQQPKPANQKKAPARKANSTVTATRQPKKGGKAAGGGSANGDDGGGEESSLPMSYDEKRQLSLDINRLPGEKLGRVVHIIQSREPSLRDSNPDEIEIDFETLKPSTLRELERYVKSCLQKKQRKLLQKAAGGGASGGGASRLSGSSSSSSDDSSSTGTSSSSDTD
- the LOC119225339 gene encoding bromodomain-containing protein 3-like isoform X2, giving the protein MSDAPEAAPPSPPTLTNPAPPEVTNATKPGRKTNQLQYMQNVVVKTLWKHQFAWPFYQPVDAIKLCLADYHKVIKNPMDMGTIKKRLENNYYWSASEAMQDFNTMFTNCYIYNKPTDDIVLMAQALEKIFLQKVSQMPQEEVALLPPAPKGKSKKPGATTPVSQQAESSASPPPSYPSPSPSLTPVISTTPTSVQTTPPAPAPQPPATMMPSAQPVVKKGVKRKADTTTPTTSAISAGRADSPSAQDAKPPKLGLSRREAAARPAKTRRETVEEVAGTEAGGGGAGRSKGGKLGEQMKHCDAILKEMLSKKHAAYAWPFYKPVDAEALELHDYHDIIKHPMDLSTVRKKMDKGEYGDPQSFATDVRLMFSNCYKYNPPDHEVVAMARKLQDVFEMRFAKIPDEGLEASVPSTTPLVSKSTASSDSSNNSSSDESSDSEEERATRLAELQEQVGAADQSQLKAVHEQLAVLSQAPVSKPKKKKEKKDKDKKKDKGNKGKLEEEKKPKAAAQQPKPANQKKAPARKANSTVTATRQPKKGGKAAGGGSANGDDGGGEESSLPMSYDEKRQLSLDINRLPGEKLGRVVHIIQSREPSLRDSNPDEIEIDFETLKPSTLRELERYVKSCLQKKQRKLLQKAAGGGASGGGASRLSGSSSSSSDDSSSTGTSSSSDTD
- the LOC119225345 gene encoding putative uncharacterized protein BRD3OS, which gives rise to MSDCDPAAAEGLPGPGPVRPPLAEKALSEAFSRLRYRDTSLLVWQQQQQDMQAAPPFTYLSRSQSAWYSSFGNQAVLVRDKKGLEVEEGRSRICSVM
- the LOC119225339 gene encoding bromodomain-containing protein 3-like isoform X1 yields the protein MSDAPEAAPPSPPTLTNPAPPEVTNATKPGRKTNQLQYMQNVVVKTLWKHQFAWPFYQPVDAIKLCLADYHKVIKNPMDMGTIKKRLENNYYWSASEAMQDFNTMFTNCYIYNKPTDDIVLMAQALEKIFLQKVSQMPQEEVALLPPAPKGKSKKPGATTPVSQQAESSASPPPSYPSPSPSLTPVISTTPTSVQTTPPAPAPQPPATMMPSAQPVVKKKGVKRKADTTTPTTSAISAGRADSPSAQDAKPPKLGLSRREAAARPAKTRRETVEEVAGTEAGGGGAGRSKGGKLGEQMKHCDAILKEMLSKKHAAYAWPFYKPVDAEALELHDYHDIIKHPMDLSTVRKKMDKGEYGDPQSFATDVRLMFSNCYKYNPPDHEVVAMARKLQDVFEMRFAKIPDEGLEASVPSTTPLVSKSTASSDSSNNSSSDESSDSEEERATRLAELQEQVGAADQSQLKAVHEQLAVLSQAPVSKPKKKKEKKDKDKKKDKGNKGKLEEEKKPKAAAQQPKPANQKKAPARKANSTVTATRQPKKGGKAAGGGSANGDDGGGEESSLPMSYDEKRQLSLDINRLPGEKLGRVVHIIQSREPSLRDSNPDEIEIDFETLKPSTLRELERYVKSCLQKKQRKLLQKAAGGGASGGGASRLSGSSSSSSDDSSSTGTSSSSDTD
- the LOC119225343 gene encoding inactive phospholipid phosphatase 7-like codes for the protein MPSSQARSRARDRNNVLNRPEFLSLNQPFSREHGGGGARRASRPHSQQEDLGGRGPRDSSDGVPVPDGEAKEDCMQLNPSFGGIAISSLLAIDISLSKRLGVCVGTRGSGAPMRSMVVLLSLSGHAFTWFCGALICLWRSNTLAGQEVLVNLLLALTLDLMTIAGVQKLVKRRGPWDFPPGFLDYVAMDTYSFPAAHASRAVMVSNFLLTHLVLAVPLRILLYLWAVLAGVSRVLLGKHHLSDVGCGFALGLLHFSLVESVWLDSDTCQTLISIGTLRWTPLI